The sequence GGTTCCAGCCATGGCGGCAGCCCCAGCGTCCGGCGAGTTGGGCGACTAGGAACAGGCGGCCCCGGCCTCCCTCGTCCGTGGTCCGGGGGCGGCGCATGCGAGGCTGGGTGCTGCTGGAGTCGGTGACCTCGCAGACCAGAACGTTGTGGCGGATCAGCCGCAGCTTCGCCGGTGCACGGCCGTGGCGAATCGCGTTGGTGACCAGTTCGCTCACGATGACTTCGGTGGTGAAGAGCAGGTCGTCCAGCCCCCACGTGGTGAGTTGGCGGGCCGTCCATTCGCCTTCGACACCCGGCTCCACCACTCGCCGGTCCTCTCCATCGTCAACCCCACGGCATGGGTGCTGCTGTGCGCGGCCCTCGGCAGTTACGTCCGGGTGCGCCGCGAGTACGCCGCCGCCCGCGCCGAGCACGCCGCCCGGGAGCGTGAGGAGGAGGCCCGGCACCGGGTGTTCCAGGAACGGATGCGCATTGCACGGGAGTTGCACGACGTGGTCGCCCATCACCTCACTCTCGCCGACGCCCAGGCCGCCACCGCCGCCCACCTCGCACGGACCCATCCCGGCCAGGCGCTCGACATGATCGGCATGCTGCCCCAGACCACCTCCGCCGCCCTGCGTGAACTCAAGGCCACCGTCGGCCTCCTGCGCCAGGACACCGACAGCGACACCGGCGACGGCCTGGCCCCCGCGCCAGGGCTGCGGGACCTGCCCGGCCTGGTCGACGCCTGCGCGACGGCGGGCCTGGCGGTGACCGTCACCGTCGACGGCAAGCCCCGTGGCCTGACCCCGGTGCTCGACCTGACGGCGTACCGGATCGTCCAGGAAGCCCTCACCAACGTCAGCAAGCACGCTGTCACCCCGACCGCCCGGGTCCGCCTCGCCTACACCCCCCACCACCTCACCGTGACCGTCACCAACGACACCGGCCCGCGCCGCCCGGCGACCTCCGGTGCCCTCAAGGGCGGTTTCGGTCTCGTCAGCATGCGTGAGCGGGCCACCGCGGTGGGCGGCACCTTCCACGCGGGCCACCGCCCGCGGGGCGGCTTCGAGGTCGACTGCACCCTCCCGCTCGACAGCGGCGAACACGGCCGCGAAGACAGTGCCGACGAAAGACCCACCGGTCCGACGTGATGCGTTCGTCTGCACCTGTCCGCCGACCGCGCGAGGAGGGCCGCGGAGAACAGCAGACCGCGCAGCCGCCTTCGAGGGCATGACCGGGCGGCGTTGCGGGAACGATCCGGGGATGACGTCGTGGCCGGGGCTGCCCTGTGGGAGGTAGCCGGAGACACCCAGCGGCTGTGGTCACACCTGCGGGCACGGGTGATCCCGGGCTCTTCACGCCGGACTCCGTGACCTGGCAGATGCACTGCGACCCCATGATGTGGGTCGCAGGCATCCGCGCGCTGTACCTGCAGGCCCTGCACCCGCGCGCGGTGCGGGGCGTGATCCAGAACTCCGACTTCCGCAAGGACGCGTGGGGCCGGCTCAGGCGCACCGCCGACTTCGTCGGCACGACGACCTACGGCACCACCGAGGCCGCCGAGCGGGCCGGCGCCCGGGTGCGCAAGATCCACAGCATGCTCACCGCGACCGACCCGGCGACCGCGGAGCGCTACGGCGTGGACGAACCCGCGCTGCTGCTGTGGGTGCACTGTGCCGAGATCGACTCCTACCTGCACGTCCTGCGCCGCTCCGGCTTCCCGCTCACCGACGCCCAGGCCGACCGCTACATAGCCGAACACCGGGTCAGCGCACGCCTGGTGGGCCTCGGCCCCGAGACCGTACCGGCGAGCCGCGCGGAGCTGGCCGCGTACTTCGAGAAGGTGCGCCCGGAGCTGGCCGCGGGACCCGAGGCACGCGTGGTGGACGACTTCCTGCTCCGCCCGCCGACGCATCCCCTCCTCGTACCGGCGCGCCACCTGCTGTGGCGGCGCGTGGCGCACCTGGCGTACGCCGCCCTGCCGCCGTACGCCCATGAGCTGTACGGCAGACCGGCCCCCGCACCCGCGGTCGTCACCCGCCGGCTGCGGGCCACGGGCCGGGTCCTGCGTGGTGTTCCCGCACACGTGCGCTGGCAACTGCCGCCCAAACACGTCCTGCGCGCGGTGGCGAGGCTCGGCCCGGGTGCGCGTCCAGCGCCGTACAAACTTGGACGATAGGCCGCCATACTGGACGAGCAGGGGGGTGTGTCGCGGATCGGGCCGGCGCGGTGCGGCCAGGGGCGGTCCGCGGCCGGCCTCCCGGGGGCGGGGCGGACGGCGACGGGGGCGGCGGATCGCGATGGGGGAGAACAGGCTCATTCAGGACCGGTACCGGCTGCTCGAGCTGCTCGGGCGGGGCGGGATGGGCGAGGTGTGGCGGGCCCGGGACGAGTCCCTGGGCCGGCAGGTCGCCGTCAAGTGCCTCAAGCCGCTCGGCCCTTACCACGACCCGGCGCTCGCCCGCGTCCAGCGGGAGCGGTTCCGCCGCGAGGCCCGGGTGGCCGCCGCGCTCTCGCACCGCGGGGTGACCGTCGTCCACGACTTCGGCGAGTGCGACGGGGTGCCGTACCTGGTGATGGAGCTGCTGGACGGCCGCGATCTGAGCCGGCTGCTCCAGGACGGCAAGGGGCATCCGCTGCCCGTGGACGACGTGGCGGACATCGCCGCCCAGGTCGCCGCGGCCCTCGCCTACACCCATCGACACGGCATAGTGCACCGCGACTTGAAACCGGCCAACATCGTGCGGCTGACCGACGGGACCGTGAAGATCTGCGACTTCGGCATCGCCCGCCTCGGCGACGACATCGGCTTCACCGCCCGGCTGACCGGCACCGGTGTCGCCCTCGGCACCCCGCACTACATGTCCCCGGAGCAGATCGTGGGCGGCGAGGTGGACCGGCGCAGCGACCTGTACTCGCTGGGCTGTGTCCTGTACGAAATCGCCACCGGGGAACCGCCGTTCGACCTCGAGGACGCGTGGGCCGTCCTCGTCGGCCATCGCGACACGCCGCCCCGCCCCCTGCGGGAGCTGCGCCCGGAGCTGCCCGGCCACCTCGAGGAGACCATCCTCGCCCTGCTGGCCAAGCGACCCGAGGAACGGCCGTACGACGCGGGGGAGCTGGCCCGTCGGATCCGGGCCGGGTGCGAAACGGCCGCAGCCGTCAAGGCCGTGGAACCGCGGGACGCGGTGCCCGGGACCCGGCTGCCGTCCTGGACCCGGGGCATGACCACCGGCCGCAAGGCACTCGGCGCCGGGCCGGGCACACTGCCGCCGGACCCCGGGGCGGCCCTGTCGGGCCGGTGGGCCGCGGCTTTGGAGGTGGTCGCGCCCCGAAAGGACGCGGCGCACCGCGCGAGCGGCTACGACGGGCCCGCGGGCGCCCGGCGACCGGGTACGGCCTTTCCCGAAAGGCGGCCCGCGCCGCCCGGCCCCGAGCATCCCGAGACCCTGGCCGGCCGCTACGAGGCCGCCTTCAGCCTGGTCCGCACCGGCCGCGTCGCCGAGGCGCTCGCCGCCTACACGGACATCGCCGAGACCAGGGCGCGGGTGCTCGGCACCGACCATCCGGACACACTCGCCGCCCGGCAGGAGACCGCCTACGCGCTCGGCCGGCTGGGCCGCCACTTCGAGGCCCACCAGGTGTACAGCGCGGTGCTGGCCGCCCGGGTGCGGGTCATGGGCCCGGACCATCCGGACACCCTGCGCTGCGGGCACAACCTCGCCTGCAGCCTGGGCCGGCTGGGCCGGCTCGACGACGCCTGCCGCACGGCCCGGGAGGTGGCCGACGCCCGGGCACGGGTGCTCGGCCCCGAGCATCCCGACACCCTGGTCTCCCACTGTGAAGTCGCATACGCCCAGGGCCAGTTGGGGTGCTGGGAGGACGCCCTGCGCCTGTACCGGTCGGTCGCCGAGGCCCGGGCGCGGGTGCTCGGCCCGGACCATCCGGACACCCTCGCCGCCCGCTACGAGATGGCGCTCAGCCTCGGCCGTCTCGGCCGCAGTGCGGACGCCCTGAGCCTGTACCGCGACCTGATCGAGGACCGCACCCGCGTCCTGGGCCCCGCCCACCCCGAGACCCTCCGGACCCGGCACGGCCTCGGGGTCAACCTCGGCCGGCTCGGCCGCTGGGAGGAGGCCCTGACCGAGGCCCGCGACATATGCCTGCTGCGCGAACACGCCCTCGGCCCCGCCCACCCCGACACGCTCGTCAGTCACCGTGAGGTCGCGGTCGCCCTCGGCTGGCTGGGCCGCTGGACGGATGCCCTCGCCGAGTACCGGCGGGTCGCCGCCGCCCGCGAGCGCGTCCTCGGCCCGGACCATCCCGACACCCTCGCCAGCCGCAACGACGAGGCCCACTGCCTGGAGCGGCTCGGCCGGGGCGCCGAGGCCGGCGAGCTGTACCGCAGGGTCGCGGTGGTCCGGCAGCGGTACGCGTCCGGGGGAGCCTGACCTCGGCCCGGGGCGCACCTCTGGCCGCCGTGGATCAGCACGTGTTACGAAGGACCATGGCTGCCAATGAGGGAACCCGCACCTACGACGCCGTCATCGTCGGCGGTGGACACAACGGCCTGGTCGCCGCCGCCTACCTGGCCCGGGCCGGCCGCTCCGTGCTGGTGCTGGAGCGGCTCGACCACACCGGCGGCGCCGCCGTCTCCACGCGCGCCTTCGCCGGCGTCGACGCCCGGCTGTCGCGCTACTCCTACCTGGTCAGCCTGCTGCCGCAGAAGATCGTGCGCGACCTCGGCCTCGACTTCCGGATCCGCGCCCGCACCATCTCCTCGTACACCCCCGCCGAACGCGACGGCCGGCCCACCGGACTCCTCGTCGGCGGCGGCGAGCAGCGCACCCGCGAGGCCTTCGCCCGGCTGACCGGCGGCGAGCGCGAGTACACGGCCTGGCAGCGCTTCTACGGCATGACCGCCCGAGTCGCCGAGCGGGTCTTCCCGACCCTCACCGAGCCCCTGCCCACCCGGGACGAACTGCGCAGCCGCATCGACGACGACACTGCCTGGCGCGCTTTGTTCGAGGAGCCGATCGGCGTCGCCGTCGAGCGGGACTTCGCCGACGACCTGGTGCGCGGCGTGGTCCTCACCGACGCCCTGATCGGCACCTTCGCCGACGCCCACGACCCCTCCCTGGTGCAGAACCGGTGCTTCCTCTACCACGTCATCGGCGGCGGCACCGGCGCCTGGGACGTGCCCGTCGGCGGCATGGGCGCCCTCACCGACGCACTCGCCGCCGCCGCCCGTTCGGCCGGCGCGGTCCTGCGCACCGGCCACGAGGCGGTGCGGATCGCCACCGACGGGGACCGCGCCGAGGTCACCTACCGCGCGGCCGACGGCGAGGGCGTCGCGGCCGCCCGGCACGTCCTGGTCAACGCCTCCCCGCAGGAACTGGCCTCGCTCACCGGGGACTTGGCTCCCGAACCGGCCGAGGGCGCCCAGCTCAAGGTCAACATGCTGCTCACCCGGCTGCCCAGGCTGCGCGACCCGGACGCCGACCCGCGCGAGGCCTTCGCCGGCACCTTCCACATCGCCGAGGGCTACCGGCAGCTCGCCACCGCCCACGCCCAGGCCGCCGCCGGCGAACTCCCCGCCGCGCCGCCGTCGGAGATCTACTGCCACTCCCTGACCGACCCCTCGATCCTCGGCCCCGGACTCGCCGAGCGCGGCTACCAGACGCTCACCCTGTTCGGCCTGCACACCCCCGCCAGGCTCTTCGACCGTGACAACGACGCCGTCCGCGACGAACTGCTGAAGTCCACCCTCGCCCAGCTCGACGCCCACCTCGCCGAGCCGCTCGCCGACTGCCTGGCCACCGACGCCGACGGCCGCCCCTGCATCGAGGCGAAGACCCCGCTCGACCTCGAACGGGACCTCGGACTGCCCGGCGGCAACATCTTCCACCGCGCCCTGTCCTGGCCGTACGCCCAGCAGGGCACGGGGCGCTGGGGTGTGGAGACGGCTCACGCGAACGTCCTGCTGTGCGGCGCGGGCGCCGTGCGCGGGGGAGGGGTGAGCGGGGTGCCGGGACACAACGCGGCGATGGCGGTGCTGGAGGCCACCGCGTAACAGGGCCGGCGGCAAAAGAATCTGACGGGACGTCAGAAAGGTCTTCCGTCGTCCGGTCCGCTGCGGCATCCTGCGCCCATGCAGACGGAGCTGAGCAAGAAACTGGGAGTCGAGCACGCCGTCTTCGGCTTCACGCCGTTCCCTGCCGTCGCCGCGGCCATCAGCCGGGCCGGCGGCTTCGGCGTGCTCGGCGCGGTCCGCTACACCGAACCCGACGACCTCGGGCGCGACCTCGACTGGATCCAGGCGCACGTCGGCGACCGCCCCTACGGGCTGGACGTGGTGATGCCCGCGAAGAAGGTGGAGGGCGTCTCCGAGGCGGACGTCGAGGCGATGATCCCCGAGGGGCACCGGCAGTTCGTGCGGGACACCCTTGCCAAGCACGGGGTGCCCGAGCTGGCCGAGGGCGAGGCCTCCGGGTGGCGCATCACCGGGTGGATGGAGCAGGTCGCCCGTACCCAGCTCGACGTCGCCTTCGACTATCCGATCAAGCTGCTCGCCAATGCCCTCGGCTCCCCGCCCGCCGATGTCGTCGCCCGCGCCCACGACCGGGGCGTCCTGGTCGCCGCGCTCGCCGGCAGCGCCCGGCACGCCCGCAAGCACCAGGAGGCGGGCATCGACGTCGTCGTCGCCCAGGGCTACGAGGCCGGCGGCCACACCGGTGAGATCGCCACGATGGTGCTCACCCCCGAGATCGTGGACGCCGTCGACCCGCTGCCCGTCCTGGCCGCGGGAGGCATCGGCAGCGGACAGCAGGTGGCCGCCGCCCTCACCCTCGGCGCCCAGGGTGTGTGGCTGGGCTCCATATGGCTGACCACCACAGAAGCCGACCTGCACGCGCCCGCACTGACCCGCAAGCTGCTCGCCGCCGGCTCCGGGGACACCGTCCGCTCCCGCGCACTGACGGGCAAACCCGCGCGTCAGCTCCGTACCGAATGGACCGACGCGTGGGACGACCCGGCCGGACCCGGCACCCTGCCCATGCCGCTGCAGGGCCTGCTGGTGGCCGAGGCGGTCTCCCGGATCCAGAAGTACGAGGTCGAACCGCTGCTCGGCACCCCCGTCGGCCAGATCGTCGGCCGGATGAGCAGTGAACGCAGCGTCCAGGCCGTCTTCGACGACCTCACCCGCGGCTTCGAGCGGGCCGTGGACCGCATCAACCGCATCGCCGGAAGGAGCGGCCGGTCGTGAACGCACCCGTCAGCACACCTCCCGCCGGTTTCTGGGCGCAGGCCGCCCAGCACCCCGGGAACACCGTCCTCATCGCCCCCGACGGAGAGGAGTGGACCGCCGGCCGGCTGCACGCCGCCGCCAACCGGCTCGTCCACGGGCTGCGCGCGGCCGGCCTCGAGCGCGGCGACTCCTTCGCCGTCGTCCTGCCCAACGGCGTCGAGTTCTTCACCGCCTACCTGGCCGCCACCCAGGCCGGCCTCTATCTGGTCCCGGTCAACCACCACCTCGTCGGCCCCGAGATCGCCTGGATCGTCGCCGACTCCGGCGCCAAGGTCCTCATCGCCCACGAGCGGTTCGGCGATGCCGCACGCGCCGCGGCCGACGAGGCCGGACTCCCGGACACCCACCGGTACGCGGTCGGCGAGGTGGCCGGTTTCCGGCCGTACGCCGGGCTCCTGGACGGGCAGCCGGAGTCGGCCCCCACCGGCCGCGAACTGGGCTGGGTCATGAACTACACGTCGGGTACGACGGGACGCCCGCGCGGCATCCGCCGCCCTCTGCCCGGCAGGACACCGGAGGAGGCCTACCTCGGCGGCTTCCTCGGCATCTTCGGCATCAAGCCGTTCGACGGCAACGTCCACCTGGTCTGCTCGCCGCTCTACCACACGGCCGTCCTGCAGTTCGCGGGCGCGTCCCTGCACATCGGCCACCGGCTGGTGCTGATGGACAAGTGGACCCCCGAGGAGATGCTCCGCCGCATCGACACCCACAGGTGCACGCACACCCACATGGTCCCGACCCAGTTCCATCGCCTGCTGGCCCTGCCCGAGGAGGTGCGGGCCCGCTATGACGTCTCCTCGATGCGGCACGCCATCCACGGCGCCGCCCCCTGCCCGGACCACGTCAAGCGGGCCATGATCGACTGGTGGGGGCACTGTGTGGAGGAGTACTACGCGGCCAGCGAGGGCGGTGGGGCCTTCGCCACCGCCGAGGACTGGCTGAAGAAGCCCGGCACGGTCGGCAAGGCCTGGCCCATCAGCGAACTCGCGGTCTTCGACGACGACGGCAACCGCCTCCCGCCCGGACAACTGGGCACCGTCTACATGAAGATGAGCACCGGCGGCTTCTCGTACCACAAGGACGAGGCCAAGACCCGCAAGAACCGCATCGGCGACTTCTTCACGGTCGGCGACCTGGGCGTGCTCGACGAGGACGGCTACCTCTTCCTCCGGGACCGCAAGATCGACATGATCATCTCCGGCGGGGTCAACATCTACCCGGCGGAGATCGAGTCCGTCCTGCTCTCGCATCCGGCCGTCGCCGACGCCGCCGCCTTCGGCATCCCGCACGACGACTGGGGCGAGGAGGTCAAGGCCGTCGTCGAACCGGCCCCCGGGCACGAACCCGGACCGGCCCTCGCCGCCGCCCTCCTCGGCCACTGCGCCGAGCGGCTCGCCGGCTACAAACGGCCCAAGAGCGTCGACTTCGTCGCCGAGCTGCCCCGCGACCCCAACGGCAAGCTCTACAAGCGGCGGCTGCGGGACCCGTACTGGCAGGGCCGCACACGTCCGGTCTGAGTCCGGTGCGGACCCGCCCCCTGGTGTTCCGGTGACCCGGCCGCGACGGCCGGTCGCCTCAGGCGGCAGCGTCATGTGCCTCCCAACATCACTGAGGGAAGCGGCGGTTGGGCCCGCCGGTTAGTGCTTCCCGCCCCGGTGCTTGACCTGCCCCGGTGACGGACCGAGGATCATGAGTCATGACGCAGGGACAGGGCAGCACGGTTGACGGGGTGCTGCGGCGCAGCGCCCGGCGCACCCCGGCGAGGGTCGCGGTCGAGTACGGCGAGCGCAGGTGGACGTACGAGGAACTCGACGACGCCGTCTCCCGCGCGGCTTCGGTGCTGCTCGCCGAGGGACTCGCGCCCGGCGACCGGGTCGCCGCCTACGGCCACAACTCCGACGCGTACCTGATCGCCTTCCTCGCCTGCGCCCGGGCGGGCCTGATCCATGTGCCGGTCAACCAGAACCTCACCGGCGACGACCTCGCCTACCTCGTCGCCCAGTCCGGCAGCACCCTGGCGCTCGCCGACCCGGACCTGACCGGTCGGCTCCCGGACGGAGTACGGGCGTTGCCGCTCAGGGACGCCGAAGGCTCCCTCCTTTGCCGCCTGCCGGACGCACCGCCGTACGACGGGCCGGAACCCCGCACCGAGGACCTGGTGCAACTGCTGTACACCTCCGGCACGACGGCCCTGCCCAAGGGCGCGATGATGACGCACCGGGCGCTCGTCCACGAGTACTTGAGCGCCATCACCGCGCTCGACCTGAGCGCCGGTGACCGCCCGGCGCACGCGCTGCCGCTGTACCACTCGGCGCAGATGCACGTGTTCCTGCTGCCGTACCTGGCGGTCGGCGCGACCAACCTCGTCCTGGACGCCCCCGACGGGGACCGCCTCCTCGACCTGATCGAAGCGGGCCGTGTGGACAGCCTGTTCGCGCCGCCCACCGTGTGGATCGCCCTCGCGGGCCGGCCCGACTTCGCCACCCGCGCCCTCGACGGCCTGCGCAAGGCCTACTACGGCGCCTCGATCATGCCCGTCCCGGTGCTGGAGCGCCTGCGTGGCCGCCTGCCGAAGCTCGCGTTCTACAACTGCTTCGGACAGAGCGAGATCGGCCCGCTGGCCATGGTGCTCGCCCCCGGCGAACACGAGGGCCGCCTGGACTCCTGCGGCCGGACCGTGCTCTTCGTGGACGCGCGGGTCGTGGACGACCGGGGAGAGGACGTGCCCGACGGCACGCCCGGTGAAATCGTCTACCGCTCACCGCAGTTGTGCGAGGGCTACTGGGACAAGCCCGAGGAGACCGCCGAGGCCTTCCGGGACGGCTGGTTCCGCTCCGGCGACCTCGCGGTGCGCGACGCCGACGGCTACTTCACGATCGTGGACCGTGTGAAGGACGTCATCAACTCCGGTGGGGTCCTCGTCGCCTCACGCCAGGTCGAGGACGCCCTCTACACCCACGAGGCCGTCGCCGAGACCGCCGTGATCGGCCTCCCCGACGACCACTGGATCGAGGCCATCACGGCAATCGTCGTCCTCCGCGGTGAGGTGACGGAGGATCAGCTGATCGCCCACGTGAAGGGGCAACTGACCCCCTTCAAGGCTCCCAAACGGATCCTGTTCGTCGACGAGCTGCCCCGCAACGCCAGCGGCAAGATCCTCAAACGCGAACTCCGCGACCGCTTCAGGCACTAGAGGTGCCCTGCGTCCTGCCCCGCGTCCCGCGGCCGCAGGTCCACGATCCGGCGGATCTTGCCCACCGACCGCTCCAGCGACTCGGGGTCCACGATCTCCACGTCCACCGAGACCCCGATGCCGTCCTTCACGGCCGCGACGATGGACCGGACCGCCGCCTCCCGCGTCTGCGTCGGCGCGTCCGCACGGGCCTCGGCGCGGACGGTGAGCCGGTCCAGACGGCCCTCCCGGGTCAGCCGGAGCTGGAAGTGGGGCGCCACACCGGGCGTGCGGAGCACGATCTCCTCGATCTGGGTCGGGAACAGATTCACTCCGCGCAGGATCACCATGTCGTCGCTGCGCCCGGTGACCTTCTCCATCCGCCGGAACACCCGGGCCGTGCCGGGCATCAGCCGGGTCAGGTCCCGGGTCCGGTACCGGACGACCGGCATGGCCTCCTTGGTCAGCGAGGTGAACACCAGCTCGCCCCGCTCGCCGTCCGGCAGCACCTCGCCCGTGACCGGGTCGACCACCTCCGGATAGAAGTGGTCCTCCCACACGGTCAGCCCGTCCTTGGTCTCCACGCACTCCTGCGCCACACCGGGACCGATCACCTCGGACAGGCCGTAGATGTCGACGGCGTCGATCGCGAACCGCTCCTCGATCTCGCGCCGCATCTGCTCGGTCCAGGGCTCCGCCCCGAAGACACCGACCCGCAGCGAAGTGGTGCGCGGGTCCACGCCCTGCCGCTCGAACTCGTCCAACAGCGTGAGCATGTAGGACGGGGTCACCATGATGACGGCCGGTTCCAGGTCCTGGATCAGCTGGACCTGCCGGGCCGTCATGCCGCCGGACGCGGGGACGACCGTACAGCCCAGGCGCTCGGCGCCGTAGTGGGCGCCCAGACCACCGGTGAACAGCCCGTAGCCGTAGGCCACGTGCACGACGTCGCCGGGCCGTGTGCCGGCCGCCCGCAGTGAGCGCGCCACCATGTCGGACCACATGGAGAGGTCGTTGTCCGTATAGCCGACCACCGTGGGGCGTCCCGTGGTGCCGCTGGAGGCGTGCAGCCGGCGGATCCGCTCCCGGGGAACGGCGAACATGCCGTACGGGTAGTTCTCCCTGAGGTCGGCCTTGGCCGTGAAGGGGAAGCGGGCGAGGTCCGCGAGAGAGCGGCAGTCCTCGGGGTGGACGCCGGCCTTGTCGAAGGATTCCCGGTAGAACGGCACGTGGTCGTAGGCGTGCCGCAGCGAGGCGCGCAGCCGCTCCAGCTGGAGCGCCCGCAGTTCCTCGGCCCCGAGCCGTTCGCCCGCATCGCGCAGGTCCGTCGCATCCGCCATCGAGACGTCTCCCTTGCAGGCCGTACATTCCGGACGACCGATCATTCGGTCGACTCGTTCGGGGTCAGTAATTCAGGCCGTTCGCCATCAGGCAAGAGGGGTGCACGAATTTTCCGTGCGGCGGTCCCGCCTCCGCGCCCGGGATGCGGCGCCCGTGCGTAAAAATGTTGCCTGCCGCCGGGGCGGGCCGACATGATCGCGGCCATGCCGACCTTCACCGCGACCGACGGAACCCGGCTCGCCTACCACCTGCGGGGCGCGGGCGAGCCCCTCGTGGTGCTGCCCGGCGGCCCCATGCGCGCCTCCGCCTACCTCCGGGACCTCGGCGGACTGACCGCGCACCGCCGGCTGGCCCTGCTCGACCTGCGGGGCACCGGCGCATCCGCGGTGCCGGCGGACCCGGCGACGTACCGCTGCGACCGGATGGTCGAGGACGTGGAGGTGTGGCGTGCGCACATGGGTCTGGAACACATGGATCTGCTCGCCCACTCGGCGGGGGCCGCCCTGGCCATGCTCTACGCGGCCCGGTACCCGCGGCGGATCCGGCGGCTGGTGCTGATCACCCCGAACCCGTCCGCGCTGGGCATGCGGACGACGCCCGAGGACCGGCTGGCCGCGGCCCCGCTGCGCGCGGACGAACCCTGGTTCGCCGAGGCCTTCCCCGCCTTCCGGGCCTGGCTCGCGGGCGAGGCGGACTTCGACGACGCCTTCGTGCCGTTCTTCTACGGCCGCTGGGACGCCGCCGCCCGGGCGCACGCGGACGCCGAGGTGGAGCAGACCAACGAGGAGGCGGAAGCGCGCTACTTCGGCGCGGGGGCCTTCACGCCCGGGGCGACCCGGGCCGCCCTCGCCGGCCTGACCGCACCCGTGCTCGTCCACGCGGGCGAACTCGACGGCGGCCCGCGTCCCGACCTCGCCCGCCGGGCCGCCGCGGCCTTCCCCGAGGCCGAGTTCGGCGTCCAGCCCGGTGCCGGTCACTTTCCCTGGCTGGACGATCCGGAGTGGTTCGCCGGCCGCGTCCTCGGCTTCCTCACCGGATCGGCGGGCGCCGCTCCGCCCTCGGCGGAGTAGGCGGCCCGGCCCCGGCCCGCCCCGTCACCGGCCGGGCTCGGACCCATAGGCCTTCAGGAAGCGGTCGCGGAAGCTGTCCATCGGCCAGACCGGGGCGTTCGCCGCGGGCTTCAGCCCCTCCGTCCAGCCCCAGCCGGAGATCCGGTCCAGCACGTCGGGGTCGTGCGCGACGATGCTGACCGGCACGTCCCTGCGGGGACTGTTCCCGGTGACCGTCGGCACCGGCTGGTGGTCGCCCAGGAAGACCAGGACCGTGTTCTTGCCGCCGTAGCGCTGCAGGAACCCGAGGAGGCTGTGCAGCGAGTACTCGATGGAGGCGCGGTACGCGGCGCGCACGCTCTCCGGATCCCTCCAGACCTCCTCCTGGGACTTGCCCTCACGCCTGATCTGCTGGAACACCGTGCCGTCGCCCAGCTTCGCCCAGTCGGTCATGCGCGGGACGGGCGCCCAGGGATAGTGGCTGGAGGTGAGGATGATCTCCGCCATCAGCGGGCCGCGGCCCCGCCGTGCGAACTCAGCACGCCGGAAGGTGTCCAGGGCGAACTGGTCCGGCACCTGCGACCAGCCGAAGTCCGGGCCGCGGTAGCCGAGGTGATGGCCGTCGTAGACGTGGTCCAGGCCGAAGAACCGGCCCTCCGGCCAGGCCACCAGCACACCCGGCACGACACCGGCGGTGCGCCAGGCACCCGTCCTGCGGAAGGAACCGGTGAGGGTGGCGCGGTCGCTGGAGGTGAGGCTGCGGAACCGCTGCTGGTTGCTGATCCACAGGCCGGACAGGAACGTCGAGTGGGCCAGCCAGCTGCCGCCGCCCGTCACCGGCGAGCGCAGCCAGCCGCTGCGCGCCGTGAACCCGGCCGCCCGGAGACCGGCCGTGCTCTCCTTGAGGACCGCGTCGATGCGCGGGGCCATCGCCGGATCCTCGATCGCCGAGCGGCCGTAGCTCTCGACGAAGGTGAACAGCACGTCCTTGCCGCGCAGGCCGGTGAGCAGCCGGCCGGGCGGGGTGTGGGCGAAGGCGTCGACGGCGGCCTGCTGCCGGAAGAGGCGG comes from Streptomyces sp. FXJ1.172 and encodes:
- a CDS encoding oxygenase MpaB family protein, with translation MHCDPMMWVAGIRALYLQALHPRAVRGVIQNSDFRKDAWGRLRRTADFVGTTTYGTTEAAERAGARVRKIHSMLTATDPATAERYGVDEPALLLWVHCAEIDSYLHVLRRSGFPLTDAQADRYIAEHRVSARLVGLGPETVPASRAELAAYFEKVRPELAAGPEARVVDDFLLRPPTHPLLVPARHLLWRRVAHLAYAALPPYAHELYGRPAPAPAVVTRRLRATGRVLRGVPAHVRWQLPPKHVLRAVARLGPGARPAPYKLGR
- a CDS encoding NAD(P)H-dependent flavin oxidoreductase → MQTELSKKLGVEHAVFGFTPFPAVAAAISRAGGFGVLGAVRYTEPDDLGRDLDWIQAHVGDRPYGLDVVMPAKKVEGVSEADVEAMIPEGHRQFVRDTLAKHGVPELAEGEASGWRITGWMEQVARTQLDVAFDYPIKLLANALGSPPADVVARAHDRGVLVAALAGSARHARKHQEAGIDVVVAQGYEAGGHTGEIATMVLTPEIVDAVDPLPVLAAGGIGSGQQVAAALTLGAQGVWLGSIWLTTTEADLHAPALTRKLLAAGSGDTVRSRALTGKPARQLRTEWTDAWDDPAGPGTLPMPLQGLLVAEAVSRIQKYEVEPLLGTPVGQIVGRMSSERSVQAVFDDLTRGFERAVDRINRIAGRSGRS
- a CDS encoding phytoene desaturase family protein — protein: MAANEGTRTYDAVIVGGGHNGLVAAAYLARAGRSVLVLERLDHTGGAAVSTRAFAGVDARLSRYSYLVSLLPQKIVRDLGLDFRIRARTISSYTPAERDGRPTGLLVGGGEQRTREAFARLTGGEREYTAWQRFYGMTARVAERVFPTLTEPLPTRDELRSRIDDDTAWRALFEEPIGVAVERDFADDLVRGVVLTDALIGTFADAHDPSLVQNRCFLYHVIGGGTGAWDVPVGGMGALTDALAAAARSAGAVLRTGHEAVRIATDGDRAEVTYRAADGEGVAAARHVLVNASPQELASLTGDLAPEPAEGAQLKVNMLLTRLPRLRDPDADPREAFAGTFHIAEGYRQLATAHAQAAAGELPAAPPSEIYCHSLTDPSILGPGLAERGYQTLTLFGLHTPARLFDRDNDAVRDELLKSTLAQLDAHLAEPLADCLATDADGRPCIEAKTPLDLERDLGLPGGNIFHRALSWPYAQQGTGRWGVETAHANVLLCGAGAVRGGGVSGVPGHNAAMAVLEATA
- a CDS encoding serine/threonine-protein kinase, encoding MGENRLIQDRYRLLELLGRGGMGEVWRARDESLGRQVAVKCLKPLGPYHDPALARVQRERFRREARVAAALSHRGVTVVHDFGECDGVPYLVMELLDGRDLSRLLQDGKGHPLPVDDVADIAAQVAAALAYTHRHGIVHRDLKPANIVRLTDGTVKICDFGIARLGDDIGFTARLTGTGVALGTPHYMSPEQIVGGEVDRRSDLYSLGCVLYEIATGEPPFDLEDAWAVLVGHRDTPPRPLRELRPELPGHLEETILALLAKRPEERPYDAGELARRIRAGCETAAAVKAVEPRDAVPGTRLPSWTRGMTTGRKALGAGPGTLPPDPGAALSGRWAAALEVVAPRKDAAHRASGYDGPAGARRPGTAFPERRPAPPGPEHPETLAGRYEAAFSLVRTGRVAEALAAYTDIAETRARVLGTDHPDTLAARQETAYALGRLGRHFEAHQVYSAVLAARVRVMGPDHPDTLRCGHNLACSLGRLGRLDDACRTAREVADARARVLGPEHPDTLVSHCEVAYAQGQLGCWEDALRLYRSVAEARARVLGPDHPDTLAARYEMALSLGRLGRSADALSLYRDLIEDRTRVLGPAHPETLRTRHGLGVNLGRLGRWEEALTEARDICLLREHALGPAHPDTLVSHREVAVALGWLGRWTDALAEYRRVAAARERVLGPDHPDTLASRNDEAHCLERLGRGAEAGELYRRVAVVRQRYASGGA